One window of Candidatus Marinarcus aquaticus genomic DNA carries:
- the dapB gene encoding 4-hydroxy-tetrahydrodipicolinate reductase, with product MIKVGIVGSTGRVGSLLIDDLATDSEAKLSACHVYDELKKPVPEGTVVTNDMGALLDASDVIIDFSAPVATEALLTQIVENGGNKPLVIATTGFSKHQQNLLIEASKKVPILYATNMSLGIAVLNKLVSLASKTLKEFDIEIVEQHHRYKVDSPSGTALTLAEHAAKARDLDLDSVRVSGRDGDIGARTKDEIGVMSLRGGDIVGRHTVGLYNDGEFIELHHTATARNTFSKGAIKAAKWLVNQDAGLYSINDCLGL from the coding sequence ATGATTAAAGTAGGAATAGTTGGAAGTACAGGTCGAGTGGGGTCACTCTTAATTGATGATTTAGCAACAGACAGTGAAGCAAAACTCTCTGCATGCCATGTCTATGATGAACTTAAAAAACCTGTACCTGAAGGTACTGTAGTCACCAATGACATGGGAGCTTTATTGGATGCATCCGATGTTATTATTGATTTCAGTGCACCCGTAGCTACAGAAGCATTGTTGACTCAAATTGTTGAAAATGGTGGGAATAAACCTTTAGTGATTGCAACAACAGGATTCAGTAAACATCAACAAAATCTTTTGATTGAAGCGAGTAAAAAAGTACCCATTCTTTATGCAACCAACATGAGTTTAGGTATTGCTGTGTTAAATAAACTGGTATCTTTAGCATCAAAAACACTTAAAGAGTTTGATATAGAGATTGTAGAACAACATCACCGATATAAAGTCGACTCTCCATCAGGGACGGCTTTAACACTTGCAGAGCATGCCGCAAAAGCTCGAGATTTAGACCTTGACAGTGTCAGAGTTTCAGGTCGAGATGGTGATATTGGTGCAAGAACTAAAGATGAAATCGGAGTCATGAGTCTTCGTGGAGGAGATATCGTAGGTCGACACACCGTTGGATTGTATAACGATGGTGAGTTTATTGAACTTCATCACACGGCAACGGCACGAAATACATTCTCAAAAGGTGCAATTAAAGCAGCAAAATGGTTGGTCAATCAAGATGCTGGATTATACTCAATCAATGATTGTTTGGGACTGTAA
- a CDS encoding FAD-dependent oxidoreductase — translation LCDVNEQGEVVVDLRMKTSVPGLYAAGDVRIEAAKQVVCAAADGATAAVDIIEYLQ, via the coding sequence ATTTGTGTGATGTGAATGAGCAAGGTGAAGTGGTTGTTGATTTACGAATGAAGACATCTGTACCTGGGTTATATGCTGCTGGGGATGTGAGAATTGAAGCTGCGAAACAAGTGGTATGTGCTGCTGCAGATGGGGCTACTGCTGCGGTGGATATTATTGAGTATTTACAATAA